One stretch of bacterium DNA includes these proteins:
- a CDS encoding ATP-binding protein yields the protein MYYWILIIYFFARSIPHLIAQSTDTYSKEIGRPFQRNYTTKDYNTGTQNWSIVQDHRGVMYFGNNEGVLEYDGVSWRLIVIPNHTVVRSLAIDTTGRIYVGAKGDFGFLSPDSIGQLQFVSMLDKVPQSYREFSDVWDIWPTPEGIYFNAYKYVFRWVFCELKINEVITSVQDSGQGLNENDLQQIFSSFKRLSARPTAGEVSTGLGLAIVKKIVEKHGGRVWVESEKGKGSTFSFSLPIHPTT from the coding sequence ATGTATTATTGGATTCTCATCATCTATTTTTTTGCCAGATCAATTCCTCATCTGATCGCGCAGTCAACAGATACTTATTCAAAAGAAATAGGCCGTCCTTTTCAGAGAAATTACACCACGAAAGATTACAACACGGGCACACAGAATTGGTCCATTGTGCAAGATCATCGCGGCGTAATGTATTTTGGAAACAATGAAGGGGTTCTCGAATATGATGGTGTTAGTTGGCGCCTTATAGTCATTCCGAATCATACGGTCGTACGGTCACTGGCGATAGATACTACGGGGCGAATTTACGTCGGGGCTAAAGGTGATTTCGGCTTTCTTTCGCCCGATTCTATCGGCCAATTGCAGTTCGTTTCCATGCTGGATAAGGTACCTCAATCGTACCGCGAATTCTCTGACGTGTGGGATATTTGGCCGACTCCCGAGGGTATCTACTTCAATGCGTACAAATATGTTTTCAGGTGGGTTTTTTGTGAATTGAAGATTAACGAGGTTATCACGAGTGTTCAGGATAGCGGACAAGGCTTGAATGAGAATGATTTACAACAAATATTCAGTTCGTTTAAACGCCTCAGTGCCCGGCCAACGGCCGGAGAAGTCAGCACGGGTTTGGGATTAGCCATTGTGAAGAAGATCGTCGAAAAACACGGCGGTCGCGTCTGGGTAGAAAGCGAAAAAGGAAAAGGTTCGACCTTCAGTTTCTCACTGCCGATTCATCCTACTACATAA
- the carB gene encoding carbamoyl-phosphate synthase large subunit: MPKRTDIKSVLIIGSGPIVIGQSCEFDYSGTQACRALKEEGYRVILINSNPATIMTDPETADRIYIEPITPQMVEKIIERERPDVLLPTMGGQTALNTAVELVKQGILDKYGVEMIGAKFESIQTAEDRELFKAAMENIGMKVPKGFFVKDVKEGMEAEEQLDYPIIMRPSFTLGGTGGAVAYNIDEYSDLIVKALAASPINEVLVEDSVIGWKEYELEVMRDHKDNVVIICSIENFDPMGVHTGDSITVAPAQTLTDKEYQKMRDAAMKIIRTIGVETGGSNIQFAINPKNGDMIVIEMNPRVSRSSALASKATGFPIAKIAAKLAVGYALDEIPNDITKKTPASFEPTIDYVVTKIPRWDFEKFPGANTTLNVQMKSVGEAMSFGRNFKESLQKALRSLENGRYGLGADGKDVCDIDIADDKMRQAILKDVIKLLRVPNAQRIFAIRDAMKLGMTVEDIHKHSYIDPWFLNNIKEIVDFETELKNAILE; the protein is encoded by the coding sequence ATGCCAAAACGAACCGACATAAAGTCCGTTCTGATCATCGGCAGCGGGCCCATTGTGATCGGCCAGTCTTGCGAATTTGATTATTCCGGCACACAGGCTTGCCGCGCTTTGAAAGAAGAAGGCTATCGGGTTATTCTGATCAACAGCAACCCTGCGACGATCATGACCGATCCGGAAACGGCCGACCGCATCTATATTGAACCTATTACCCCCCAAATGGTCGAGAAAATTATCGAGCGTGAACGTCCCGACGTGCTCCTACCCACGATGGGCGGCCAGACCGCGCTCAACACGGCGGTGGAATTGGTCAAACAAGGCATTCTGGACAAATACGGCGTTGAAATGATCGGCGCAAAATTTGAATCCATTCAGACCGCCGAAGATCGGGAACTTTTTAAAGCCGCGATGGAGAATATCGGCATGAAAGTTCCAAAGGGTTTTTTTGTAAAGGACGTAAAAGAAGGAATGGAAGCGGAAGAGCAGCTTGATTATCCAATCATAATGCGTCCGTCATTCACGCTTGGCGGAACCGGAGGCGCTGTTGCGTATAATATAGATGAGTACAGCGATCTGATCGTAAAGGCGCTGGCCGCAAGCCCAATTAATGAAGTGCTCGTGGAGGATTCCGTGATCGGGTGGAAAGAATACGAACTTGAAGTGATGCGCGATCACAAGGATAACGTTGTTATCATTTGTTCGATAGAAAATTTCGATCCCATGGGAGTCCACACCGGCGATTCCATCACCGTCGCCCCCGCGCAGACATTGACGGATAAGGAATACCAGAAAATGCGCGATGCGGCCATGAAGATTATTCGTACGATCGGCGTGGAGACCGGCGGGTCGAATATTCAGTTTGCGATAAATCCAAAGAACGGCGATATGATCGTGATCGAGATGAATCCGCGCGTATCGCGCAGTTCCGCACTTGCATCCAAAGCGACGGGATTTCCTATTGCAAAGATCGCAGCCAAATTGGCCGTCGGATACGCATTGGATGAAATTCCGAATGACATCACCAAAAAAACGCCCGCTTCATTCGAGCCAACTATAGATTACGTGGTTACAAAAATTCCGCGTTGGGATTTTGAAAAATTTCCCGGCGCTAATACGACGCTCAATGTTCAGATGAAGTCGGTTGGCGAAGCAATGTCGTTCGGGCGTAATTTCAAAGAGTCTCTGCAAAAAGCGTTGCGTTCGCTTGAAAACGGACGTTACGGTCTGGGCGCCGATGGGAAAGATGTATGTGACATTGATATCGCCGATGATAAAATGCGTCAGGCGATCCTGAAGGATGTTATCAAACTATTACGCGTCCCCAACGCCCAACGTATTTTCGCGATCCGTGATGCGATGAAGCTGGGAATGACGGTGGAGGACATTCACAAACATTCTTATATTGATCCTTGGTTTTTAAATAATATTAAGGAGATCGTGGATTTTGAGACGGAATTAAAGAATGCAATATTAGAATAA
- the topA gene encoding type I DNA topoisomerase: MPEKKIKKKKTVLPKSVKAKAKAEAEEPIAADSKAPSKYSKGKRGGFKKTKTVKDHIEIEIDKNIKRGSKSLVIVESPSKAKTINKYLGSNFVVEASIGHIKNLPSTKLGIDVENGYTPEYRIIDGKQDVIRKLKTMAASTQEVFIATDPDREGEAIAWHIAGEIDKNNPKISRVLFNEITKSGIAEAMAHPLKIDDKLVKAQQARRVLDRIVGYKVSPFLWTVIRRGTSAGRVQSVALQLVCKREAEIEAFITQEYWSIHSKLQARDSDPFKASLHFVDGKKPVIDRDEVARGYVEDIRKKEFIIKDIRRRETKRNASAPFTTSSLQQEASRKNSFSPKMTMMIAQQLYEGVELGEEGLTGLITYMRTDSTRVADSAVASLREFIYASFGKEFLPPGPNEFKNKKANMQDAHEAIRPTNVAYTPKLIAKYLTPQQLKLYELVWNRFVASQMMPAIMDQTTIDITADEYLFRATGSIMKFRGFLQVYEEGRDEGDKKDDNGDDDEVNALLPPDLKINDKLNLMELLPEQHFTKPPARFTESSLIKELDTLGIGRPSTYAMIVSTIVDREYAEIKERKLFATELGKSVNHILSNYFSELFNIKFTAEMEEELDKIEEGELSYKKVLDDFYRAFAKNMKEVESKKAEVKESMQEKTDEVCELCSKPMIIKWGRYGKFMACSGYPDCKNIKKLAKDGEAPPEPEMTDEKCPKCESPMVIKIGKYGKFMACSNYPTCKTTKPILDIVPDIICPKDGGQIVRRKSRFGKFFYGCANYPNCDFILWNEPVNERCPHCDAAYMVKKITKRKGDYLLCMTCNHEEPIKIDTSALKLEEQNGEPVNFTDEENT; the protein is encoded by the coding sequence ATGCCGGAAAAAAAAATTAAAAAGAAAAAAACAGTCTTGCCTAAGTCCGTAAAAGCCAAAGCAAAAGCAGAAGCAGAAGAACCTATAGCTGCGGATTCCAAAGCGCCCTCAAAATATTCAAAAGGTAAACGGGGGGGCTTCAAGAAAACGAAAACGGTCAAGGATCATATCGAAATTGAAATTGACAAAAATATAAAACGCGGAAGTAAATCTCTCGTTATCGTCGAATCGCCTTCCAAAGCAAAAACCATCAATAAATATCTCGGAAGTAATTTTGTCGTAGAAGCGTCGATCGGGCACATCAAGAATCTTCCTTCGACTAAATTAGGCATTGACGTAGAGAACGGATATACGCCCGAATACCGTATTATTGACGGCAAACAGGACGTAATTCGCAAACTGAAGACCATGGCGGCTTCGACGCAGGAAGTTTTTATCGCAACCGACCCTGACCGCGAGGGAGAGGCGATCGCATGGCATATTGCGGGAGAAATCGATAAAAATAATCCGAAAATTTCACGTGTTCTCTTTAATGAAATTACCAAATCCGGCATTGCAGAGGCGATGGCGCATCCGCTCAAAATCGACGACAAGTTGGTCAAAGCGCAGCAGGCGCGCCGCGTGCTCGATCGTATCGTCGGGTACAAAGTGAGCCCGTTCCTCTGGACCGTGATCCGGCGCGGAACCTCCGCCGGCCGCGTGCAGTCAGTCGCGTTGCAATTAGTATGCAAACGCGAAGCGGAGATCGAAGCATTTATCACACAGGAATACTGGTCGATCCACTCCAAATTGCAGGCGCGGGATTCCGATCCGTTTAAGGCCTCATTACATTTTGTCGACGGAAAAAAACCGGTGATCGACCGTGACGAAGTTGCGCGCGGCTATGTCGAGGACATCCGGAAAAAAGAATTTATCATCAAAGATATCCGCAGGCGTGAAACAAAAAGAAATGCTTCGGCGCCGTTTACCACGAGTTCTCTCCAGCAGGAAGCGTCGCGGAAAAACAGTTTCTCCCCGAAAATGACCATGATGATTGCGCAGCAGTTATACGAAGGCGTTGAGCTGGGCGAAGAAGGTTTGACCGGCCTTATTACGTATATGCGTACGGACTCCACGCGCGTCGCGGATTCGGCTGTCGCATCCTTGCGTGAATTTATTTACGCGTCCTTTGGAAAAGAATTTCTGCCGCCGGGACCCAACGAATTCAAAAATAAAAAAGCCAATATGCAGGACGCGCATGAAGCGATCCGTCCGACCAACGTCGCCTACACGCCGAAATTGATCGCCAAATATCTCACCCCGCAGCAATTAAAATTATACGAACTGGTGTGGAATCGTTTCGTCGCGTCGCAGATGATGCCGGCGATCATGGATCAAACGACGATCGACATTACGGCGGACGAATATTTGTTCCGTGCGACCGGTTCTATCATGAAATTCCGCGGCTTTTTGCAGGTATATGAAGAAGGCCGCGATGAAGGCGATAAAAAAGACGATAACGGCGATGATGACGAAGTCAACGCGCTGCTTCCACCGGACTTGAAAATTAACGACAAACTTAATTTGATGGAGCTGTTACCTGAACAGCATTTTACCAAGCCGCCCGCGCGCTTCACTGAAAGTTCGCTTATCAAGGAACTCGACACACTGGGTATTGGCCGGCCGAGCACGTATGCTATGATCGTAAGTACGATCGTAGATCGCGAATACGCCGAGATCAAAGAACGTAAGCTTTTTGCGACGGAACTTGGTAAATCGGTCAATCATATATTGAGCAATTATTTTTCGGAGCTGTTTAATATCAAGTTTACCGCAGAGATGGAAGAAGAACTCGACAAGATCGAAGAAGGCGAACTTTCATACAAAAAGGTTCTGGACGATTTCTACCGTGCATTCGCTAAAAACATGAAAGAGGTTGAATCGAAAAAGGCCGAAGTCAAAGAGTCGATGCAGGAAAAGACGGACGAGGTGTGCGAACTCTGCAGCAAGCCGATGATTATCAAGTGGGGCCGGTACGGAAAATTTATGGCCTGCTCCGGATATCCGGATTGCAAAAATATCAAAAAGCTTGCGAAGGATGGCGAAGCTCCGCCGGAGCCGGAAATGACAGATGAGAAATGTCCCAAATGCGAAAGCCCGATGGTGATCAAGATCGGTAAGTACGGTAAATTTATGGCGTGTTCTAATTACCCAACTTGCAAGACGACCAAGCCGATTCTCGACATCGTTCCCGACATTATTTGCCCTAAAGACGGAGGACAGATTGTTCGCCGCAAATCGCGTTTCGGAAAATTTTTCTATGGCTGCGCAAATTATCCGAACTGCGATTTTATTTTGTGGAATGAACCGGTGAATGAGCGTTGTCCACATTGCGATGCCGCATACATGGTCAAGAAAATCACCAAACGTAAAGGCGACTATCTTCTATGTATGACATGTAATCATGAAGAGCCGATCAAAATAGATACGTCGGCTTTGAAACTTGAAGAGCAGAATGGAGAGCCTGTTAATTTTACTGATGAAGAGAATACTTAG